A region from the Salvia splendens isolate huo1 chromosome 15, SspV2, whole genome shotgun sequence genome encodes:
- the LOC121767299 gene encoding uncharacterized protein LOC121767299 gives MIGDTLNSHKLTLKFLCSYGGRIIPRYPDGKLRYHGGDTRVLSVDRSISFSELMVKMRELCGHTVNLRCQLPTEDLDALVSITSDEDLANLLEEYDRVAASSPLASPKIRAFLSVPKSTKKSSSPSSSSASSSSNGSTSPKSPFYSSLPPRYTSSGGGRCVRHASRPPVYPIIGEKAAGKLPHNYVYQYHGHSHGNGGQVYVIQNGSPWQ, from the exons ATGATCGGAGATACTCTCAACTCACACAAGCTAACTCTCAAATTCCTCTGCAGCTACGGCGGTCGCATCATCCCCCGCTATCCCGACGGCAAGCTCCGCTACCACGGCGGCGACACCCGCGTACTCTCCGTCGACCgctccatttcattttccg AGCTGATGGTGAAAATGAGGGAATTGTGTGGGCATACCGTGAATCTGAGATGCCAATTGCCGACGGAGGATCTGGATGCGCTAGTGTCGATCACCTCCGATGAGGATCTCGCTAACCTACTTGAAGAATACGACCGTGTTGCTGCGTCGTCGCCGTTGGCGTCTCCTAAAATTAGGGCATTCCTCTCGGTCCCCAAATCTACGAAAAAATCATCATCcccttcctcctcctcggcctccTCGAGCAGTAACGGCTCCACGTCGCCAAAATCACCGTTCTACTCCTCATTACCGCCTCGTTATACGTCCTCCGGCGGCGGAAGGTGCGTCCGGCATGCTTCGAGGCCTCCTGTGTATCCTATTATCGGTGAGAAAGCCGCCGGAAAACTTCCTCATAACTATGTCTATCAGTATCACGGTCATAGCCATGGAAATGGTGGCCAGGTGTATGTCATCCAAAATGGCAGCCCCTGGCAATAG